A genomic window from Candidatus Pelagisphaera phototrophica includes:
- the rpoN gene encoding RNA polymerase factor sigma-54 encodes MAAQGFNQELRQKQTQSQVLAPQLRHSLKILQVAAQDLNITIQEELQTNPSLEEMPMDGVSLDDGTLNGSDGENPEQESASQNEELKFDETFEILSKIDQDWRDHLSEASSGQSFTSEDAERRDHFFDSLVTETSLQEHLLSQASLSDISAKECEAIEYLVGSLDNNGFLNTSLSDLALFSGMSLGEMQSAHQTLKSFDPPGIGAFDLQDCLATQLELQGLRNSDAYEMVQNHLKLLTRRRIPDITRKMGINSDEVQAAIDDIALLDPAPGRRFSEDTNRSVLPDVVVERDEDKWKVTLNSDYIPRLRISPSYKEMIAKGQLSPEEREYIQEKMRSGKFLISSIEQRQQTIERIANEIVKIQVAFLEDGVAKLKPCTMTQVAETVRVHETTVSRAIANKYIQTPHGIFDMKFFFTPGYKGGGGEDISNTSVKGMIQQLVSNEEPTKPLSDQGIVALLKEKEINIARRTVAKYREELGILPSNLRRQY; translated from the coding sequence ATGGCAGCACAAGGATTCAATCAAGAACTGAGACAAAAGCAGACGCAGTCTCAAGTCCTTGCCCCTCAACTGCGTCATTCGCTTAAGATTCTGCAGGTTGCCGCCCAGGATCTCAACATAACGATCCAGGAAGAGCTTCAAACAAATCCGTCGCTGGAAGAAATGCCGATGGATGGAGTAAGCCTAGACGACGGCACGTTAAACGGGTCGGATGGCGAGAACCCTGAACAGGAATCTGCTAGCCAGAACGAAGAATTGAAGTTCGACGAGACATTCGAGATTCTGAGCAAGATCGACCAAGACTGGCGCGACCACCTGTCCGAGGCCAGCAGCGGTCAGAGCTTTACCTCTGAGGATGCGGAGCGTCGCGATCATTTTTTCGACTCCCTCGTGACCGAGACTTCATTGCAGGAGCACCTTCTTTCCCAAGCGTCTTTGTCCGATATCAGCGCCAAGGAGTGCGAAGCGATCGAATACCTTGTCGGTAGCCTCGACAACAACGGGTTTCTAAACACATCTCTCTCCGATCTCGCCTTATTTTCCGGCATGTCGCTTGGCGAGATGCAGTCTGCTCACCAAACGTTGAAGTCATTCGACCCTCCTGGAATCGGCGCATTCGATCTCCAAGACTGTCTGGCTACGCAACTGGAACTGCAGGGCCTCAGAAACTCGGATGCCTACGAGATGGTCCAGAATCATCTTAAGCTTCTCACCCGAAGACGTATTCCCGACATCACTCGGAAAATGGGGATTAATTCCGATGAGGTTCAAGCGGCTATAGACGATATCGCCTTGCTTGACCCCGCTCCCGGTCGCCGCTTTTCCGAGGACACCAATCGATCCGTACTCCCCGATGTCGTCGTGGAAAGAGATGAGGACAAGTGGAAGGTGACCCTAAACAGCGACTACATTCCTCGTCTTCGTATCAGTCCTTCCTACAAGGAAATGATCGCCAAGGGCCAGCTTTCCCCCGAGGAGAGAGAGTACATTCAGGAGAAGATGCGATCCGGCAAATTTCTCATCAGCTCGATCGAGCAACGCCAGCAAACGATCGAGCGAATCGCGAACGAGATCGTAAAAATACAAGTCGCCTTCCTCGAGGATGGAGTGGCCAAGCTGAAACCTTGCACCATGACCCAGGTCGCTGAAACGGTGAGGGTTCACGAAACGACGGTCAGCCGGGCGATCGCCAACAAGTACATCCAGACCCCGCATGGGATCTTCGATATGAAGTTCTTTTTCACCCCCGGCTACAAAGGGGGAGGCGGTGAGGATATCTCCAATACCAGCGTCAAGGGAATGATCCAGCAATTGGTGTCAAACGAAGAACCCACCAAACCATTGAGCGATCAAGGAATCGTCGCCCTTCTCAAAGAGAAGGAAATCAACATCGCGCGACGTACCGTAGCCAAGTACCGGGAAGAGCTCGGCATCCTGCCGAGCAATCTGAGACGGCAATACTAG
- a CDS encoding HU family DNA-binding protein, translating to MSNNLTKRDIVLKIFDKTKDIPQSKIQETVQMTLDIVLDALAEGRNVELRNFGVFEVQKRKARVGRNPNRPETDVVIPTRAVVKFKAGKVLKARIKDIDLGSI from the coding sequence ATGTCCAATAATCTTACAAAACGTGATATTGTCTTAAAGATTTTCGATAAGACGAAAGATATTCCTCAGAGCAAGATTCAAGAGACAGTGCAGATGACGTTGGATATCGTGCTAGATGCTTTGGCAGAGGGGCGAAATGTTGAGTTGCGCAATTTCGGTGTTTTCGAAGTACAGAAGCGTAAAGCTCGCGTCGGCAGGAACCCGAACCGTCCAGAAACAGATGTCGTTATTCCCACGCGGGCTGTGGTGAAATTCAAGGCCGGTAAAGTCCTCAAAGCGAGAATCAAGGACATCGATTTGGGTTCTATTTAG
- a CDS encoding alpha/beta hydrolase yields MRTDSRRTHNPFNALMVLVIAGVVFFAIYARQTAHEFLFRPPPVSYERDSSFEYVVADDGIELNVFWEGAGKDAWTVLYLCGSEEDLSMAMPKLRNYQLKGYNVASFEYRGYGFTEGAPNESNLYVDAGLVYDYLLRHKGVSESRLVLHGRSVGGGVATELATSRDPARLILESTFTSVYENLLSLKWIPGDMFENENKASKVGCPVLLIHGGDDGIVDAANSIALRESFEGGNVSFLTVPEAGHRNVDRVGGLAYWTAIEQFVRGSKSGL; encoded by the coding sequence ATGCGTACGGATTCGCGAAGGACCCATAATCCGTTTAACGCTCTCATGGTTCTCGTGATCGCGGGCGTAGTGTTTTTCGCGATTTATGCCCGTCAGACCGCCCACGAATTTCTGTTTCGACCACCTCCAGTATCCTACGAAAGGGACTCAAGTTTTGAGTATGTCGTCGCGGATGACGGGATTGAGCTGAATGTATTCTGGGAGGGCGCGGGTAAGGATGCCTGGACCGTTCTTTACCTTTGCGGAAGCGAGGAAGATTTGTCGATGGCGATGCCGAAGCTTCGGAACTACCAGCTGAAAGGATACAATGTAGCCAGTTTTGAATATCGTGGCTATGGTTTTACAGAAGGGGCCCCGAATGAATCCAACCTATACGTAGACGCGGGCCTGGTGTACGACTATTTGCTCCGGCATAAGGGAGTCAGCGAGTCCAGACTGGTCTTGCATGGTCGATCAGTGGGAGGGGGAGTAGCGACTGAGCTCGCAACGAGTCGCGATCCAGCCCGTCTCATTCTCGAGTCCACATTCACCAGCGTTTACGAGAATCTTCTGTCTCTAAAATGGATTCCTGGAGATATGTTTGAGAACGAGAATAAGGCATCGAAAGTAGGTTGCCCGGTTTTGCTGATCCATGGTGGAGATGACGGCATCGTTGACGCAGCCAACAGCATTGCGCTTCGGGAGTCATTTGAAGGTGGGAATGTCTCCTTCCTCACGGTACCGGAAGCGGGTCATCGCAATGTGGATCGAGTCGGAGGTCTCGCCTACTGGACGGCGATCGAGCAATTCGTGCGTGGGTCCAAATCGGGGCTATAA
- a CDS encoding protein-disulfide reductase DsbD family protein — MYRKGNVLKLFALICGVMPLLSYGQDYQKGAVDTEQAIAELVSGVTAVQPGQTIDVALRLQLDPHWHVYWKNPGDTGLAPSIDWEAPDGIEVGELEFPTPEKIITPPDFVSYGYEGEVFVLAKVTIPEDFGLGQTISLNADASWLACEQMCIPGGAKLALELPVSGESADSSQWGDALALARANLPKTPDGAVLTFEALESTISVSIDWAGFNGIDTKSLYFYPEEEGLINSAAAQNFALTDLTLIVSMQKSEYHEGSVDRLSGVLSHEAGFASASDAKAIFLDSAIKPAADANTAYASGGESTIGFAQALLFAFVGGMILNLMPCVFPILSIKVLGFVHQSGEDNKKVLAHGLTFAGGVLASFWVLAGALIALRAGGESLGWGFQLQSPYFVGALLLIMFLLGLSLVGVFEIGTSAIGLAGKVKGEGYGGSFFSGVLATAVATPCTGPFMGPALGFALTLSAFQSMTVFTFLALGMAVPYLTLSSFPKLIEKLPRPGAWMETFKQVMSFPMFATCIWLIWVMGAHVGNDGLIMVLGGLLVVAIGAWVYGRWSSPVKPVTTRRVSTIFAVVIAVIGVWMLMPSEEATSAVATEEAGGPDKYGVVWENFSPELVASARQKGKPVFIDFTAKWCLTCKANKAVVFASDEVKNRFDELGFVMVKADWTKRNPVITDALEEFGRSGVPLYVMYDGKSDTPKILPELLNPGIVLDALEGIESPAASIASK, encoded by the coding sequence ATGTACAGAAAAGGGAATGTTCTCAAGCTTTTCGCGCTCATCTGCGGGGTAATGCCCCTCTTGAGCTACGGGCAGGACTACCAGAAGGGTGCGGTTGATACGGAGCAGGCGATTGCCGAGCTAGTATCCGGAGTCACAGCAGTGCAACCTGGGCAGACCATCGATGTGGCGCTGCGCCTCCAGTTGGATCCGCATTGGCACGTTTATTGGAAAAACCCGGGGGATACGGGGTTAGCGCCGTCGATTGATTGGGAGGCTCCGGATGGAATAGAAGTGGGCGAACTGGAGTTTCCGACTCCAGAGAAGATCATTACACCTCCCGATTTTGTCTCGTACGGCTATGAGGGGGAGGTATTCGTTCTGGCGAAGGTCACGATCCCGGAGGATTTCGGATTAGGTCAGACTATTTCGCTCAATGCCGATGCCAGTTGGCTGGCTTGTGAGCAGATGTGTATCCCGGGAGGGGCGAAGCTCGCTCTGGAATTGCCGGTTTCTGGCGAATCGGCTGATTCCTCGCAGTGGGGAGATGCTTTGGCGTTGGCGCGGGCAAACCTCCCGAAAACGCCCGACGGGGCAGTGCTTACTTTCGAAGCGCTCGAATCCACGATCTCGGTTAGCATCGATTGGGCGGGTTTCAATGGGATCGACACCAAATCCCTCTATTTCTATCCGGAGGAAGAAGGTTTGATCAATTCAGCCGCGGCCCAGAACTTCGCCCTTACTGATTTGACCCTCATCGTGTCGATGCAGAAGTCGGAATACCATGAAGGTTCAGTCGATCGGCTTTCTGGGGTACTATCTCACGAGGCGGGCTTTGCGTCTGCTAGCGATGCGAAGGCGATTTTTCTGGATTCGGCGATCAAGCCGGCGGCGGATGCAAACACGGCTTACGCAAGTGGCGGGGAATCGACTATCGGTTTTGCTCAAGCCCTCTTGTTCGCGTTTGTCGGCGGAATGATTCTCAATTTGATGCCCTGCGTGTTCCCGATCTTATCCATAAAGGTGCTTGGTTTCGTTCATCAGTCGGGAGAGGACAACAAGAAGGTCTTAGCTCACGGACTTACGTTCGCGGGAGGGGTGCTGGCGTCCTTTTGGGTATTGGCGGGCGCGTTGATCGCCTTACGGGCGGGTGGTGAAAGCCTTGGCTGGGGATTTCAGCTTCAGTCACCCTATTTTGTGGGGGCGTTGCTTTTGATCATGTTCCTGCTGGGGTTGAGTTTGGTGGGTGTATTTGAAATAGGGACTTCTGCGATAGGGCTCGCGGGAAAAGTCAAAGGAGAGGGGTATGGAGGCTCTTTCTTCTCCGGAGTTCTGGCCACTGCGGTCGCGACCCCCTGCACCGGTCCTTTCATGGGGCCTGCGCTTGGATTTGCCCTTACCTTGTCGGCCTTCCAGTCGATGACAGTGTTTACATTTTTAGCATTAGGAATGGCGGTCCCTTATTTGACTCTCTCGTCTTTTCCTAAGCTGATAGAGAAGCTTCCCCGTCCGGGCGCGTGGATGGAGACTTTTAAACAGGTCATGTCCTTCCCGATGTTCGCAACCTGTATTTGGCTGATCTGGGTGATGGGGGCTCATGTCGGTAACGACGGACTTATCATGGTTCTTGGGGGATTGCTCGTTGTGGCGATCGGGGCGTGGGTCTACGGACGTTGGTCGTCGCCAGTGAAACCGGTTACGACTCGCAGAGTTTCGACCATTTTCGCGGTAGTGATCGCTGTCATTGGAGTATGGATGCTGATGCCTTCTGAAGAAGCGACATCGGCAGTGGCTACGGAAGAGGCGGGTGGTCCTGACAAGTACGGCGTAGTCTGGGAAAATTTTTCTCCGGAGCTGGTCGCATCGGCTCGACAGAAAGGAAAACCCGTCTTTATCGATTTCACCGCCAAGTGGTGCCTTACCTGTAAAGCGAATAAGGCGGTCGTTTTCGCCTCGGACGAAGTAAAAAATCGTTTTGATGAATTAGGTTTCGTGATGGTTAAGGCTGATTGGACGAAGCGGAATCCCGTTATCACTGATGCTCTAGAAGAGTTTGGTCGCTCAGGAGTGCCGTTGTATGTCATGTATGATGGAAAATCGGATACGCCGAAAATCTTGCCTGAGCTATTGAACCCGGGAATCGTCCTGGATGCGCTAGAGGGGATCGAAAGTCCTGCCGCATCGATAGCGAGTAAGTGA
- the hisS gene encoding histidine--tRNA ligase has protein sequence MSNFKSLPGFREFYPEDFVERRFLFQVWRQVARRFGFQEYDGPVLESLELFKAKSGDEIESQLFCFEDKGGREISLRPELTPTLARMVAARANALKRPIKWFSVGDNFRYERMQKGRLRCFTQLNADILGEAGPAAEIELLALLVQIFQGFGLGEDDFFIRLSDRNLWMLYLEAQGFAVQSAKILEIVDKWERMPEEAAKEKLESIVGDSAVQVWESLRAFLEVRTIAELSKAFQSVSVNSELDEALEARIRDWTELLGGLDAMGIGSYIEMDLSIVRGLAYYTGFVFEVFDRAKENRALAGGGRYNSLIQKMGGPEMPAVGFGLGDVVLADILRERGLMPRFVDTLDAYLVVGGEEERVAALSDANVLRQAGFSVDYSFKSQAFGKQFKAASASGARFALIYGSDELENGVVKIRNLSDRSEEEVPRAQLPLFLRDRLG, from the coding sequence ATGTCGAATTTCAAATCACTACCCGGATTCCGTGAATTTTATCCTGAGGATTTTGTGGAGCGCCGCTTCCTCTTCCAGGTTTGGCGTCAAGTTGCCCGACGTTTTGGCTTTCAGGAATACGATGGACCGGTTCTGGAATCGCTGGAATTATTCAAGGCGAAGTCGGGCGACGAAATTGAATCTCAACTTTTTTGTTTTGAAGACAAAGGAGGCCGGGAAATTTCGCTACGACCCGAATTAACCCCGACACTCGCCCGAATGGTCGCCGCTCGGGCGAACGCTTTAAAGCGTCCGATCAAATGGTTTAGTGTCGGCGATAATTTTCGTTACGAGCGAATGCAGAAGGGTCGATTGAGATGCTTTACTCAGCTCAATGCCGATATACTGGGTGAGGCGGGTCCCGCCGCTGAAATCGAGCTGCTGGCGCTACTCGTCCAGATTTTTCAGGGATTCGGTCTTGGTGAAGACGACTTTTTTATCCGCCTCAGCGACCGAAATCTCTGGATGTTGTATTTGGAAGCCCAGGGATTTGCCGTGCAGTCCGCCAAGATTCTCGAAATCGTCGACAAGTGGGAACGTATGCCTGAGGAGGCGGCAAAGGAGAAGCTCGAGTCGATCGTGGGGGACTCTGCCGTTCAGGTGTGGGAATCGCTTCGGGCGTTTCTTGAGGTGAGGACGATTGCGGAACTTTCAAAGGCGTTTCAGTCCGTGTCCGTCAATTCTGAGCTAGACGAGGCCCTCGAGGCCCGTATTCGTGACTGGACTGAATTGCTTGGCGGACTCGATGCGATGGGAATCGGCAGCTATATAGAGATGGACCTGAGCATCGTACGGGGTTTGGCATACTATACCGGCTTCGTTTTTGAGGTCTTTGATCGGGCCAAGGAAAACCGTGCACTCGCAGGTGGGGGACGTTATAATAGCCTCATTCAAAAAATGGGTGGCCCGGAAATGCCGGCTGTGGGATTTGGTTTGGGGGATGTCGTGCTCGCTGACATTTTGCGGGAAAGAGGGCTCATGCCCAGGTTCGTTGACACTCTCGATGCTTATCTTGTGGTCGGAGGAGAAGAAGAGCGGGTCGCTGCCCTATCTGATGCCAACGTCCTGAGGCAGGCCGGATTTTCTGTGGACTATTCATTCAAGAGCCAAGCATTTGGAAAACAGTTTAAAGCGGCTTCTGCTTCTGGGGCGAGGTTCGCTCTCATTTATGGATCGGACGAACTCGAAAATGGCGTCGTGAAGATTCGGAATTTGTCGGACCGAAGCGAAGAGGAAGTGCCGAGAGCCCAACTGCCTCTGTTTTTGAGGGATCGTCTAGGCTAG
- the serA gene encoding phosphoglycerate dehydrogenase, producing MKILVADKISPIGVDYLKSQEGFEVIEIFDLPKEERAAKLMEHAPEVSGIIVRSDSKITKEVLANASNLKAVGRAGVGVDNIDIPAATDHGVVVMNTPAGNTIATAELTFTHMLCGARPVPQAAASMREGRWDRKILGGSELLSKTLGVCGMGRIGSEVAKRAKAFGMDIIAYDPFLTEARAESMGVGPVELDELFRRSDYITVHMPLTDQTKYMIDEAAFEKMKDGVRVFNCARGGIIKESALVDALNSGKVAAAGLDVYESEPPSDDHPLRSHPNVNLTPHLGASTQEAQESVGIEIAKAVSDAVRGGEIRNAINMPSLDASTIEKVGPYLDLCSKIGTFVQQLALDKIESLTITYYGKVVDLDSNSLTRGVLKGFLQNISGSNVNFVNAMVLVERLGVGVEVVRSSAETDFTELIKVQAKCHNGEFVSVEGTLMGKGNSPRVVAINGRDVEVEPCGYLLVIANSDETGIVGLLGTIIGDAGVNIASMSLGRNEIGGIALNIAGLDSEVDDVTMEKIHAIKAIKQAKLVYLEC from the coding sequence ATGAAGATCCTAGTAGCCGATAAAATCTCTCCCATAGGAGTCGATTATCTCAAGAGCCAAGAAGGCTTCGAGGTAATTGAGATCTTTGACCTGCCCAAAGAAGAGCGGGCCGCAAAGCTGATGGAGCATGCTCCTGAGGTCTCAGGCATTATCGTTCGGAGCGACTCAAAGATCACGAAGGAAGTATTGGCGAACGCGTCAAATCTGAAGGCAGTCGGCCGGGCGGGAGTCGGAGTTGACAACATAGATATTCCTGCGGCCACAGACCACGGGGTGGTGGTGATGAACACCCCCGCTGGAAACACAATCGCGACGGCTGAGCTGACCTTCACGCATATGCTTTGCGGCGCAAGACCGGTTCCTCAGGCAGCCGCGTCCATGAGAGAGGGACGCTGGGATCGGAAGATTCTGGGTGGTAGCGAATTGCTGAGTAAAACGCTGGGTGTTTGCGGTATGGGACGCATCGGGAGTGAAGTCGCCAAGCGGGCGAAAGCCTTTGGGATGGATATCATCGCCTATGATCCGTTTCTCACAGAGGCTCGCGCGGAATCGATGGGCGTTGGGCCGGTCGAATTGGACGAGCTTTTCAGGCGTTCCGATTACATAACGGTTCACATGCCTTTGACGGACCAGACAAAGTACATGATCGACGAAGCGGCCTTCGAAAAGATGAAGGATGGCGTTCGCGTGTTCAATTGCGCTCGAGGAGGCATTATCAAAGAATCTGCTTTGGTCGATGCGCTGAACAGTGGAAAGGTTGCTGCGGCAGGTTTGGACGTCTATGAATCCGAGCCCCCTTCCGATGATCATCCCCTCCGGTCTCACCCAAACGTAAATCTCACTCCCCACTTGGGCGCGTCGACCCAAGAAGCTCAGGAGAGTGTGGGTATTGAAATAGCGAAGGCGGTTTCCGATGCCGTTCGTGGGGGAGAAATCCGTAACGCGATCAACATGCCTTCCCTGGACGCGTCCACGATTGAAAAAGTGGGTCCCTACCTCGACCTTTGTTCGAAGATTGGAACGTTCGTTCAGCAACTCGCATTGGACAAGATCGAGAGTCTCACCATTACCTACTATGGGAAAGTGGTGGATCTCGATTCGAACTCTCTGACACGAGGCGTGTTGAAGGGATTTCTCCAGAATATATCAGGAAGCAATGTCAATTTCGTGAATGCAATGGTGCTCGTGGAGCGCCTGGGTGTAGGCGTTGAAGTCGTTCGCTCGAGCGCGGAGACCGATTTTACCGAACTTATCAAAGTGCAAGCGAAGTGCCATAACGGGGAGTTTGTTTCAGTTGAAGGTACCTTGATGGGCAAGGGGAACTCGCCACGGGTTGTGGCGATTAATGGCCGCGACGTAGAAGTCGAGCCTTGTGGGTATCTCCTTGTGATTGCGAATAGCGATGAAACGGGAATCGTCGGTCTGCTGGGTACCATCATCGGCGATGCCGGGGTGAATATTGCTTCGATGTCCCTGGGCCGCAATGAGATTGGTGGAATCGCTTTGAATATCGCGGGCCTGGATAGCGAGGTAGATGACGTGACTATGGAGAAGATCCACGCCATTAAGGCGATCAAGCAGGCAAAGCTCGTCTATCTGGAATGTTGA
- a CDS encoding AAA family ATPase, producing the protein MSQDKEPPDPMEELKRNLDQAFKQGKSFFPMGGGFTPQSGVSSPSEKKEDSEVDEEREEALKRIYGFNLKPKEIRDYLDRFVIQQREAKKVISVAICDHFNHVRRCLENPDLKERDYAKQNVILLGPTGVGKTYLMRNVAKLIGVPFVKADATKFSETGYVGGDVDDLVRDLVKNANGDVDLAQYGIVYIDEIDKIAQKGEHGRDVSGRGVQINLLKLMEETDVNLQSQTDLLGQMQAMMDFQQTGKPRQKTINTRHILFIVSGAFEKLGESVKKRLATTTMGFGASRKSEEEESEDFLNKVETRDFIDYGFEPEFIGRLPVRVACQHLLPEDLLQILTSSEGSILAQYLADFDGYSIKLDVSKEALEKVSRRAHKEKTGARGLMTVLERVFRDFKFELPSTGIKQFKVTGGTVDDPSSDLKKLLRENISEQRSVLMSEVTTYGQRFENQHGFTLDFDEGAVLALVEESLDADKTIRALCELKFRDFHHGLTLISRNTGQTIFPITGSVVKNAEKELSDWVVNSYRQQSEAESE; encoded by the coding sequence ATGAGCCAAGACAAAGAACCGCCAGATCCGATGGAGGAGTTGAAGAGGAACCTGGATCAGGCCTTTAAACAAGGAAAGTCGTTTTTCCCCATGGGAGGAGGCTTCACCCCGCAAAGTGGCGTTTCATCCCCTTCTGAAAAGAAAGAGGATTCGGAAGTGGACGAAGAACGCGAGGAAGCCTTGAAGCGCATTTATGGATTCAACCTTAAGCCAAAGGAAATTCGAGACTACCTCGACCGATTCGTCATTCAGCAAAGGGAAGCCAAAAAAGTGATATCCGTCGCCATTTGCGACCACTTTAATCACGTACGCCGTTGTTTGGAAAATCCAGATCTCAAAGAGCGAGACTATGCCAAGCAGAACGTTATCCTGCTCGGTCCAACCGGGGTTGGAAAAACCTACCTCATGCGAAATGTCGCTAAACTGATTGGCGTACCATTTGTCAAAGCTGACGCTACCAAATTTTCAGAAACGGGCTACGTTGGCGGGGATGTGGACGACCTCGTGCGAGACTTGGTCAAAAACGCTAATGGCGATGTCGACCTCGCCCAATACGGCATTGTCTACATAGACGAAATCGATAAGATCGCCCAGAAAGGGGAGCATGGAAGAGATGTATCCGGCAGAGGGGTGCAAATCAACTTGCTCAAGCTTATGGAGGAAACAGATGTAAACCTTCAAAGCCAAACTGACTTACTAGGCCAGATGCAAGCCATGATGGACTTTCAGCAAACGGGAAAACCGCGCCAGAAGACGATCAACACTCGGCATATTCTCTTTATCGTTAGCGGCGCCTTCGAAAAGTTGGGCGAATCCGTAAAAAAGCGCCTGGCCACAACCACAATGGGGTTTGGAGCGTCACGAAAGAGCGAGGAGGAAGAGAGCGAGGATTTCCTAAACAAAGTCGAGACACGCGATTTCATCGACTATGGTTTTGAACCGGAATTCATTGGGCGACTCCCCGTTCGAGTGGCCTGTCAACATCTGCTTCCAGAAGACTTGCTCCAGATCCTAACATCCTCGGAAGGAAGCATACTCGCTCAATACCTGGCGGACTTTGATGGCTACAGTATAAAACTGGATGTATCCAAGGAAGCCCTAGAAAAGGTTTCCCGCCGGGCCCACAAAGAAAAAACAGGAGCCCGCGGATTGATGACGGTTCTTGAACGCGTGTTTCGGGATTTCAAATTTGAGCTGCCTTCCACTGGAATCAAGCAGTTCAAAGTCACAGGTGGCACCGTCGACGACCCCTCAAGCGATTTGAAGAAACTGCTCCGAGAAAATATTTCCGAGCAACGCAGCGTTTTGATGAGCGAAGTCACCACTTATGGGCAGCGATTCGAAAACCAGCATGGCTTTACCCTCGATTTTGACGAGGGGGCCGTGCTAGCCCTCGTTGAGGAAAGTCTGGATGCCGACAAAACAATACGGGCGTTGTGCGAACTGAAGTTTCGAGATTTTCACCATGGCCTCACTTTGATTTCGCGCAATACCGGGCAAACCATTTTCCCGATTACTGGATCAGTGGTCAAGAATGCCGAAAAGGAACTATCCGATTGGGTCGTCAACAGTTACCGCCAACAAAGCGAGGCAGAATCTGAATAG
- the erpA gene encoding iron-sulfur cluster insertion protein ErpA: MITLTENAANKVKQLQEEKGGGGKLLRIFVESGGCSGFQYGMSFDLKNDDDRTLKSAGVSFLMDDASIEYMKGSEIDFDDGLQGKGFEIRNPNADSTCGCGKSFN, translated from the coding sequence GTGATCACACTTACTGAAAACGCGGCAAACAAGGTCAAGCAACTCCAGGAGGAAAAAGGTGGAGGGGGGAAGTTACTTCGTATTTTCGTCGAATCCGGAGGTTGTTCAGGTTTCCAGTATGGAATGTCCTTTGATCTTAAGAACGATGACGACCGCACACTCAAAAGTGCAGGAGTCTCTTTTCTAATGGACGATGCAAGCATCGAATATATGAAAGGCAGCGAGATCGACTTTGATGACGGTCTGCAGGGCAAGGGGTTTGAGATTAGGAATCCCAATGCCGACAGCACTTGCGGATGTGGCAAGTCTTTCAACTAA
- a CDS encoding ubiquinone/menaquinone biosynthesis methyltransferase, which translates to MPNASKVNSMFARIASRYDLANRLLSFGIDQIWRNRLVEEVDYRKPTTVVDLATGSGDVAFALREGLAKSTVIKGLDFCAPMIDEAKKKQVEFQEPEIEFGIGDILDLPLDTGLAQAATISFGYRNLEDRHKGLLEIRRILDPENGHIFILEFSQPHPVYRPFYYFYLKRLLPIVASLITGDLPAYQYLCNSIETFPDREGISSELEQAGFKEIIAIPLALGSVALHIAKA; encoded by the coding sequence ATGCCAAACGCATCCAAGGTAAATTCGATGTTCGCGAGAATTGCTTCGCGGTACGATCTCGCCAATCGACTTCTCAGTTTTGGGATCGACCAGATCTGGCGCAACCGTCTCGTTGAAGAAGTCGACTACCGGAAACCAACTACGGTCGTGGATCTTGCGACCGGCAGTGGAGACGTGGCATTTGCACTGCGTGAAGGCCTTGCAAAGTCAACGGTTATTAAAGGTCTAGATTTCTGTGCCCCCATGATCGATGAGGCAAAGAAAAAGCAAGTCGAGTTCCAAGAACCTGAAATCGAGTTCGGCATCGGAGATATACTGGACTTGCCATTGGATACCGGCTTGGCTCAAGCAGCGACGATCTCTTTCGGTTATAGAAACCTGGAAGATCGCCACAAAGGACTCCTCGAAATCCGACGTATTCTAGACCCGGAAAATGGACACATTTTCATACTTGAATTCTCCCAACCGCATCCCGTGTATCGGCCTTTTTACTACTTCTACCTGAAACGCCTCCTTCCAATCGTGGCCAGCTTGATAACGGGAGATCTTCCCGCCTATCAATATCTATGCAACTCCATCGAAACGTTTCCAGATCGCGAAGGTATTAGTTCCGAATTGGAACAGGCGGGATTTAAAGAAATTATAGCGATCCCGCTCGCCCTCGGCAGCGTAGCCTTGCACATCGCTAAAGCCTAG